The following DNA comes from Gadus chalcogrammus isolate NIFS_2021 chromosome 12, NIFS_Gcha_1.0, whole genome shotgun sequence.
tatcatataaccgcgttttctgattgcagtttaatgcatttttcacaacagacaatttgactggaactacttagcaggtaccgtagttgtttttttgcgttCTAGTtattaagtgatttcttgccgatgatccatggctgcctttgtgaatgtcggcacacatcgaataatcgattattcgttcataccaaCCACTGATTATCCGACCATGAACATtttgagttattcacatccctagtTTGTAATGACGGTTGGCATAAGTGGTGCAAGCGTACAGTTTTCTGGCTGCTTCGCCGTAGGACATTGTTGTGCATTTGCAATAATGTTAAGGTAGTCTGAGTGTTGTGTTGCAATGCTCTTTTCAGTATTCACGTTTGTACAATGTGGTATGAAATTCATAATTCCAGTATTGTAAATGACATACTTTTTTATCCTGGGAAAGCTCAATTCAAAGCTGTCAGCTAGAGCTATTTGGGTTAAATTGAATATTAATAGCTGAATACTAGACATTTGTTGCTGTTAAAAAACGTGTGCTGTTGTTACAGCTGAAAGCCATAAGTTTGCATTCATTTCTTACACGTACCTGTACTGTTTGGATGTAATACTTCATTGAGCTGAAGGAATAATTCATTCCAGTTTGCGTGGGCTTGCCAGCTGGAGTAATCACAAACTCCTCGATTATATTTTTTTGGTGTGTCTCTTAAGTCAGTTCTTCATTAAGAAACCAAGGCAGTGGAGTATATATGGATGCATTGCGGCAGGGTGTTCTATTAGTAAACTTCAACACAACTGTCGTTCTATTAAAGCTCAACAACATTAGAAAATACTGGCATCTGACCTTTAGCCAAGCAGTTCCATTGTGTGACCCGTATAGCATCACAGTTGGCTTAGTTCACCAACGATTCCCCTAACAAAAATGGGGCAGGATAGTGTAGCCGACAAGTAATCGATCCCCAACGCACGCAGTATGTCTGTAGGACTACTTGAGGTAGATGCCCATGCCTACCTGCTCATTTATGACCTGCAACTCAATTTGCTTAGTCACtgaagtccctttggataaaagtgtctgatgACGTGATGGTTTGATATGTATCGCTGGATGACTAGATGGGATAATCACTATACAACTAAAAACTCTTCAACCTTCACGACTACTGAAAATAACACACATTACCGTCCATCTTTGTTCTCTCTGCCCTTAGCTCTGGCTACCTGAAGGCCAAGCAgtacatggaggaggagaactacGACAAGATCATCAGCGAATGCACCAAGGAGATCGACTCGGCAGGCCGCTACACCACGGAGGCACTGATCCTGAGGGCCACCTTCTACCTGCTGATCGGGAACGCCAACGCCGCCCAGCCCGACCTGGACCGCGTCATCAACACACAGGACGCCAACGTCAAGGTAACTccaaccctccaccccctctgagGTCAGGTGGCGGTTTTACGATGCCAGAACAGAGTGGGGGATCTAGTGGCGATAGGGATTCCCTCTGTGTGGTTGTAAACGGAGAGCGTTGGTGGAGGACGACACAGACATGAGTACGGAATTATCATATTTTCCTAAGGAAATGATATCTCCTGTTGCCTCCAGATATTTATGGCCATTGGATGAGAATGCTTGAAAGCATTTGGGGTGTGAATTGGCTATATTAAAACGACTGTTTAATGTATAAAGGTTATGTCCCATGGGGGTAACTTAAGGACCCATAGAACATCCTTGTCATCATGTCTCTTGTTGGTCAGCGGCTTGGGGATGATTCATGTGGTATTCCTCCCTGCGTGCGTAGCTGCGGGCCAACGCGCTGATCAAGCGCGGCAGCATGtacatgcagcagcagcagcccatgCTCTCCACGCAGGACTTCAACATGGCCGCCGAGATCGACAGTCACAACGCCGACGTCTACCACCACAGAGGACAGGTGAGGGTCATTGGTGTGTTGGGTGCTGGCTTGTCTGGTTGGTTTGTCTGTCACAATAGCCTCCTCGTGGAGGAATATGAACTTCCACActagggctgggacgacgcgtcgacgtaatcgatgacgtcgacgcataaattacgtctACGCGAAAAATGCACGTTGATTCGAAAAACCCAAAACAAAGATTGGCGGCGCCGGAGCGTAGtagcaacgcgagtggctcctgagactttcataagtgcaaggcgccacgcactcgttcctctaaagtatgggaattctttaatgtaaaaggaaacgattccgtgatatgtcgtctttgcaaaatggagatgactttccattctagcaccacggcaattcaccagcacctgaagaggcgccacccggtagcagctgcagatgaccaAGCACCATAGAATTCTAAGAAggcattactttgcacttttattttggaatttaaaggcaataaacatgtattgaaatgttaaggaattcatattttttttcattcagatatgtaaatcaacatgtataaattgctattagtcaattaatggggagataatcgataatcgaatcgaaatcgaatcggactgaaaaaatgaatcgttagattaatcgatgcatcgaaaaaataatcgctagattaatcgtttcaaaaataatcgtttgtcCCAGCCCTATCCACACTATGAATAGAATTACAATTGCCAAGAAATGTTATTTTTGCCATGActttttaattatattaaatGGTTCTAATGACCTTTGGTCTCATTAGTGCTTGGTGATTAATTCAGTAACTTTCTTTGGGATTAATGATTAGTAAAAATTCAGACAGTTTAGTTTGACAGTTTCAGTCAACCAAACATATTTCTAATTAGGTTTTAATCAAGTTGTGTTATTAGAAGAGTACAGTTATCAACTGTTTTAAACTGAATATATGGTTGTGGAGCTTTTGCTTTGGGTTCGTAGTTCCTCATAGttgtttgtgtttcttcttgccggtagctgaagatcctgctggaccaggtggaggaggcggtagGAGACTTCGACGAGTGCATCCTCCTGCGACCAGACTCTGCTCTTGCCCAGGCCCAGAAGTGCTTCGCTCTCGTAAGTCAAAACCTcacactttttccaaaaagatTGCAACTTACTTTCCCAATCGCtgtgaaacaaaacaacaatcaCAGTGCCTCAAACAGTATTCAATCTAACAGGATAACTATCCAATGCTCTTTCCCCACACGCTCTTCTATGTAAGCTATGGTGTGGGTGTTCGGCTCTCAGCCAAAGGctactgggttcgattcccaatggCCGCAGCCTAACCTGTAGCCATCGTTGTGCCCTCACTATTTATTACCTGTGCCTAAGGGACATGTATCTGACACAagctgctttggataaaataaacGTCTTAGCAAAGACTTTTATGGACTTCCAAGTCGCTTGACTAGATGGAAACGGATCAGTTTGTGTTGACCGACGCAGCATCGGCTtgtctctgattggccggcgtgtgttggtgttgtgttTTCAGTACCGGCAGCAGTACACGGGGAACAACCCCTACCAGATGCAGACCGCCATGGACTGCTTCGAGGACGTCATCCGGCGCTTCCCCAAGTGTGCCGAGGGTTACGCCCTCTATGCTCAGGTAATGCCGCGACGCCGTTCCACACTCAGCATACTGTATACTGTACTGTAGAACCTGGAGGATCACTGATGCCTGTCcactctctcggtctctctcggtctctctcggtccctctcggtctctctcggtctccgtctctgtcactctctctgcgtttgtgtgtgtccgtctctgaGGATATTACTTTTTAATTGAATGAAGAATATACTCCTATACATTACGTTTAATTGAAATGGTGTCCTCTGTTTTCTCTGCAGGCCCTCACTGACCAGCAGCAGTTTGGTAAAGCAGATGAGATGTATGATAAGTGCATTGAGCTGGAGCCAGACAACGCCACGACATACGTCCACAAGGGGTGAGCAGATCACTTTCAGCTAATGCGCCACAAAACAAAACGCATGAATAAGTTATTACAAAATCGATCTACAAAACTAAAAATCATCTAATTATTTACTGCTGAAAATGACAAATAATGCATGcaacaaaaatacattgttCATTTATTATTCATCAAAACTGCACATCTTCAGTTTATTGCTATCAACTGATATCATTCTGCTATTACGTGTAATTTAACCACTGTTGTGTCCTTGTCACCTCAGGCTGCTGCAGCTCCAGTGGAAACAGGATGTGGACCTTGGCCTGGAGCTCATCAGCAAGGCCATCGAGATCGACAACAAGTGTGACTTTGCCTACGAGACCATGGGGACCATTGAGGTCCAAAGGTCAGAACACGCCTCAATGCTCCCCTCTACTTCCTGCTTACCTCTCCAATTAAATGGCTTGTCCCGAGATCCTGATTTCATACCTATTAGGATTGGGAGAGAAGGTTCAGATGTATTTAAAGTGAAGGAATGTGTACTCCATTCATTCTCCAGAGgttaaatgaacagaaaaaacacTTGTAAAAAGTGTATAACAAGGAGCttgaaatataaaaatctttCTGCCTAAAATGTatgatctttttttaaatgatatgCTGTTGACTATAATATACATTTAAGACTGAGAAGATTTGCATTGCACAGTAGAAGGTATAGAAATAAGTAACGAGTAATAAaagtattaaatatatatatatttgaagatATTCTTAATAGATGCTAAAAAGACCATGAACTTCATTCATTAGTCGAGTAGAATTGACCCTGACTTGGAGCAGACTCTATCTTAAGGGACTTCAACTGAAGTGATTTCAGCCATGTCGAACTAACATGCATGTATggtcctcctccatcctcagGGGTAACCTGGACAAGGCAATAGACATGTTCAACAAGGCCATCAACCTGGCCAAGTCTGAGATGGAGATGGCCCACCTGTACTCCCTGTGTGACGCCGCCTACGCCCAGACCGAAGTCGCCAGGAAGTACGGCCTCAAGCCGCCCACGCTGTAACCGTGGTTACACACGCCCACCGTCAATCACAATCCTCCCGCAGCTGAGCCTGGTTTTTGTTTATGAATTCAAATGCGACCGTTGACGTTTTAGTGTGTTGACGATGGAAACAGTTCTGGGTTAGGAACCCCTTGTGTTTACATCCAATCGGAGAGAGGTTTTTGGTGCCGGTTGGTTCCCTTGTGACCCTGGGCTCCCCTGCCTGAGACCTGGTTTAGAGATTGTTTCAACCTAACTAGCCTTCAGCTGGGACTTAAATTAGACTTGCAGCACCCTGATGTCCATCTCTAAACCCAGGAATTATCTGTCATTCTGGGGTACTCTATTCTGTCATTCAAATGGTCTTTGTTCTGACATTCAGATTACCTCCCTTTCATTTAGATTATTTGTTCCGACATTCAGATTATATCTGTCCTGCCATTCTTATTGTCTCTATCTTCTCGTACCGATGTTCTCTATCCTGTCATGCAGTGTATATCCGTCACAAGGGCCTGTCCAGTGCTTATGATCTGCTTTCAATCCAAAAGTAGAATCCAAAACTAAATTAGAATCATGCTCCCTCAATTTGACAAGTAGTATTCCTAAAATACTATGAAAGCATTGTCTAATTTAATTTGGCTTGCCGAATTGTTTAATTTCTCTAACCTTTGCTTTCTAATGTGTATGTTGTCCGGCTTCATCCTACGTTCAAACATGACGAAGCAGAGAATGCAAGATAAAGACCTATAGTCCAATGTGTGATGGGagtgattttttgttttgttatagtAAATACTGGAATGAATCACTTGTTGGCAGTGCGCACGGTTTAGCCATGAGCTTCAACATGTTAATGCGTCCTTTAAGTgttatgttttttgtatttttactttgttttttgGGGGATTGCCTAGTTTTGTTTTCTATGCCTTGTACAGCATGTGATGTGGATGCAATGCTTGCCCTGATGTTTTGAAACCTCAACATAAGGATTCTGGACTAGTCGTCATGGCAACTGGGTTTAGTTGGGCTCGTCTCCGTTCAATACCAGCAGTCAAActggaacatatttttttttcccaatcCCTACAGGATTCTGTAGCCAATTTAATATtttgttatttaattttttctgATTATTCTGCAGACTGGTCTTTTAAGACggcaaagacacatacacacaaactaatATTAACAATACATTTTTTCATCCTATGGTTTATTGCTGGTAGGCTTAATTCAGACCTGTTAATAACTACAAAGTCATATTGAACAAATTACAAAGTGGTAGACTTTCTGTTATGATTGTATCTAAGTAACTGATCAGTGCTTTGGTTTGTAATTATAGAATACCCAACAACAATCTGGCCAGCACTTATGGAAGATGATATTTTAAAGTTCTTCTGTCACCAACTAATTAAACCTACATTCCATTCTGAACACACGTTTGACCGCTGTCAGTGAAAGAACCCTCAGTATATTAGAAGAACCATAGAGTAATCTTTAACATGGATGTGAGCCTTTGACAATTATGTGCATCTGCAGATTTCAGTAATTTTGACTATGTTCTGGGAAAACTTACACTATTCTTTGAGATGTACCACGACCAAAGTAAAAGAACATATGAATCCTAATAAAGTTATAATTACTTGAAAACAAAATCAGTCATTTATTCTGTAGTTCTCTAGAATGGTATCATTTGCAgtgtattaattaaaaaaaggttTATGTAAATAATTGGTATTTACTTTCTTGATTTATATCAAGCTTTCAATTTATGAAACACTTGATGTCCTTGAAAAACCAACCATATCCTATAATGAATCTAACAGGCGACTTAATCTTTGAACCAATTTACAACTCGGATAACTACAATAAATGTATTGCAAGGTTAACAATGGAACTGATAATAGTGCAAACGTTGCAAACTTGTACAACTGAAAGATAGTGACATGTCCAGAAATAAGAATAGTCCAAGAACCACTCGTTTTCTTCCCCTGATTAAACCAATTAGCCCCATCGTCTGCTATATCACGTGACACACTTTACGTCTCATCCGGGTCTGCTTGTCACGTGTGCTGTGACGTGGCGCGTCAACACAACAAAACGATGGCGGACGCCGTGGAGGAAGTTCTGCTCGCCACTTGGTGAGTCGATGCTTAGGCACAATGATAACAGAAATAACTTCAAATGATGTGTGTAGTCAGGTCGCACTCATGCCGTGTCCAGCCTCAACGAATGTGTTCGTGTTCACCGTGAGGAGAcgctgtatgtttatgtgtgtgtggatacgaGTTGACGTGTCAGACATCACAACGCTAGCTAGCCACATAAGCTCATAATTGCTAATTATCTTGGATCATTTTCCTTCATTGTTTTGCAATAACACATCATAATAATAGTGTTTTTGGCCGTGGATGCAGTTTAGTTCCTGTCTCCAACGTGGGTCCATTGTGGGTTTGATCGGCATGGGATAAATGTGGTTATTATGTACCTTCAATACCGTATTCTGGCTGTGTAACTTATTGTATCCTCCTAGTAAGATAGCATGTTACATTAAGTGTCAGTTTCACCTCTGAATAAAGTTACCCGCATGATGAGTTTAGTCACATCTATGTTTGACTTGTTATCCTCCTCATAAAACAGTGCCTTACATGATGGAACTCGTCCCATCTATGTTTTAACTTATCCTCCTTGTAAGACAGTGTGTTGCATGATGGAACTCGTCCCATCTATGTTTTAACTTATCCTCCTAGTATAACAGTGTGTTACATGGTGGGTTTATACCCGTGTGTTGGCGCCTTctgctgtgtctgtttgtattttttgtgcTATACATatagttttttttaacaattacatgtcattaataatacacattcattatttaTCAGCAGTCAATATACTACCATCAGTAAGACCCGTTGTACGTGGAGTCTCTCCATCTTCtagatttagtcttagtctgGGGAACCTGTACTTCTATCTACTACAGATTTTACATGTTGGATACTCTATCCGGACGAGTAACATTCCTGGAGAATTAAGTTTTCGTAGGATTtgtatttagtttatatttatgtatatgttttcattcatatatatcTAATGGAATTGATAGCTAGTGTAACTTGAATGAGCGATATAACGTTGCTTTTGTGTGGTAGTGAATAGCTTCCTAGCGCATTGTACGTGTCTATAACTATAACAATAATGGGTCTGCTCAAGCTTTGTATGAAACAATGGTCTGGTAGCCACAGCTTTGTGATGTTCTAGAAGTGTTCGTAACATTGGTCTGGTTGCTCCAGCTTTGTGATATTCTAAAACTGTTACTAACAATGGTCTGGTTGTCTAGCTATCTGTTGTTCTAAAGCTGTTAGTAACGATTGTCTGGTTGCTCAAGCTTTGTGTTGTTCTAAAACTGTTAGTAACAATAGTCTGGTGGCTCCAGCTTTGTTATGTTCTAAAACTGATAAACATTCTTTGCTCGGCTTCATGTTGGCCTGCATTTCGGACCCCAAGTGGTATAACCAAGATGGGGTTGACTTTGTGTGGTGCTTTAGGGACCAGGATCTGGCCGAGGCCTTGGACTCTGGATCCGACATCGAGATGGAGAAGAACCTGATCGAGGAGGAGGGGATCCCGCCTCAACAACGAGCGAAGATGTGGAAGGTGAGAGGTCGTTGACAGCCCTGTGGAGGTCAAAGGCCAGCAGGGTGTCTGTGACATGACCATGTGGAGGAGGTAGATATCCTATGAAGAGAGGCGGCATGCTGAATAGCATTAATTACTTGAAGATGTTAAACAGCATTTAGGGCATGTCTTGCTAAACCAGTAGTATATTTCTTAAGTAGAACTTAAGAAATATTAGTAGAACTTAAGAACTATTTGGGGTGG
Coding sequences within:
- the tomm70a gene encoding mitochondrial import receptor subunit TOM70, whose protein sequence is MAASKPVEPQSAAGLPRWQLALLVGTPIVLGVGAVYLWNRNRSKKDRKGKGNGERKTPEGSASPVQGQDGEARANRELENMTPLDRAQGAKNKGNKYFKAGKYDLAIHCYTEAISLCPTEQKTDLSTFYQNRAAAYEQQMKWTEVVQDCCQAVEMNPRYVKALFRRAKALERLDNKKECLEDVTAVCILESFQNQQSMLLADKVLKSLGKEKAKDKYKNREPLMPSPQFIKSYFSSFTDDIISQPLQKGEKKDEDKDKEGEAAEVTASSGYLKAKQYMEEENYDKIISECTKEIDSAGRYTTEALILRATFYLLIGNANAAQPDLDRVINTQDANVKLRANALIKRGSMYMQQQQPMLSTQDFNMAAEIDSHNADVYHHRGQLKILLDQVEEAVGDFDECILLRPDSALAQAQKCFALYRQQYTGNNPYQMQTAMDCFEDVIRRFPKCAEGYALYAQALTDQQQFGKADEMYDKCIELEPDNATTYVHKGLLQLQWKQDVDLGLELISKAIEIDNKCDFAYETMGTIEVQRGNLDKAIDMFNKAINLAKSEMEMAHLYSLCDAAYAQTEVARKYGLKPPTL